One Hyphomicrobium sp. CS1GBMeth3 DNA window includes the following coding sequences:
- a CDS encoding class I SAM-dependent methyltransferase: protein MLSLFAGRTFPAWFDAWHRRRAFQGAYGRRQWGEGKDGEFFSGAGSRGACANTYVECISRIVESRSKESDRPLAVVDLGCGDFSVGRRLIERTANVRYIGCDIVPELVQAHRANVSDTRASFQELDIVAGDLPDGDIVLVREVLQHLCNADVSRVLEKLGKYKEVYITEARPLFLEGPSNPDKPSGPGVRWDWRTGRGRGIDLDKPPFELKIEEVCRSRHNDLEEVVTFRVSCAS, encoded by the coding sequence TTGCTTTCGCTTTTCGCGGGACGCACATTCCCCGCCTGGTTCGATGCGTGGCACCGGCGGCGGGCGTTCCAGGGTGCTTATGGCCGCCGGCAATGGGGCGAGGGAAAAGATGGGGAATTCTTCTCCGGCGCCGGCTCGCGCGGCGCCTGCGCAAATACGTATGTCGAGTGCATCTCGCGAATAGTTGAGAGCCGCAGCAAAGAAAGCGATCGACCACTGGCCGTGGTCGATCTTGGATGTGGAGACTTTTCTGTCGGCCGTCGACTGATCGAGCGCACGGCGAACGTGAGGTACATCGGCTGCGATATCGTTCCGGAGCTCGTTCAAGCGCATCGGGCGAACGTGAGCGATACCCGCGCTTCCTTCCAGGAGCTCGACATCGTCGCGGGCGACTTGCCGGACGGCGACATTGTTCTCGTGCGGGAGGTTTTGCAGCACCTTTGCAATGCCGACGTCAGCCGTGTCTTGGAAAAGCTCGGCAAGTACAAAGAGGTCTACATCACCGAGGCGCGTCCCCTGTTCCTCGAGGGGCCGTCCAATCCCGACAAGCCAAGCGGACCCGGCGTCCGCTGGGATTGGAGAACCGGGCGAGGACGCGGCATCGATCTGGACAAGCCCCCGTTCGAGCTCAAGATCGAAGAGGTCTGTCGCAGCAGACATAACGACCTTGAAGAGGTGGTGACCTTTCGCGTCAGCTGCGCGTCGTGA
- a CDS encoding AAC(3)-I family aminoglycoside N-acetyltransferase codes for MAPVLPALVRQLEADDADLFRAMLAMFGDAFGDADTYTRAQPDDAYLTKLIGGDTFIAIAALRDGVVIGGLAAYELKKFEQPRSEVYIYDLAVRDDFRRQGVATALISRLKEIAHARGAYVIFVQADLVDDPAITLYTKLGLREDVLHFDISVP; via the coding sequence ATGGCGCCGGTTCTTCCCGCACTCGTCCGTCAGCTCGAGGCGGATGACGCCGACCTATTTCGGGCGATGCTCGCGATGTTCGGCGATGCTTTCGGCGACGCGGATACTTATACGCGCGCGCAGCCGGATGACGCCTATCTGACAAAGCTCATTGGCGGCGATACGTTCATTGCCATTGCTGCGCTGCGGGACGGCGTCGTGATCGGCGGGCTTGCGGCCTACGAACTCAAGAAGTTCGAGCAGCCGCGCAGCGAGGTCTACATCTACGATCTCGCGGTGCGCGATGACTTTCGCCGCCAGGGCGTTGCTACTGCGCTCATCTCGCGTCTCAAGGAGATCGCGCACGCCCGCGGTGCCTACGTCATCTTCGTGCAGGCGGATCTCGTCGATGATCCGGCGATCACGCTCTATACGAAGCTCGGGCTGCGCGAGGATGTGCTGCATTTCGACATTTCCGTGCCGTAG